In Yersinia enterocolitica subsp. enterocolitica, one DNA window encodes the following:
- a CDS encoding lactonase family protein, which yields MHNCSTDSGLKDLSAGIALAMVALFNPLAHAAQPGNQSFAYVGTYNPNGEGVYRFLVDTKSGELSEKTLVSSLANPAQLVVDAEGKTLYVASEVADFNGGKHGAIAAYSINPTDGSLTLINQVDSQGGGPVYLSLTPSGSHLLVANYISGSVAVFPVQSGGKLSDASSVEQDEGPAGAAKPAAAVEGSFASSDHNGPHAHMIASSPSGKFVFSTDLGLDRIYQYRFDADNGKLIPNLPPFIDASSAGAGPRHFVFHPNGKTLFLINEEASTLTSYQLDTEKGTLKQRYTLSSLPADYRGTNFAAGLTLSKDGKFLYVANRLHNSIGQFAVTADGEFKPVEEVWTRGDYPRTLVLDPTGHYLYALNQRSDNITRFKVSPQSGKLTFVPGYTAVGSPSQMVFVPAAQKK from the coding sequence ATGCATAACTGTTCAACAGATTCTGGTTTGAAAGACCTGTCCGCAGGTATTGCTCTGGCTATGGTCGCGCTGTTTAATCCACTGGCGCATGCGGCACAGCCTGGCAATCAGTCTTTTGCTTATGTCGGTACTTATAATCCCAACGGGGAAGGGGTTTACCGGTTCTTGGTTGATACTAAATCGGGTGAATTAAGTGAGAAAACGCTGGTTAGCTCACTAGCGAATCCGGCACAACTGGTGGTGGATGCTGAGGGGAAAACCTTATACGTCGCCAGCGAGGTTGCGGATTTCAATGGCGGTAAGCATGGGGCGATTGCCGCTTACAGCATTAATCCAACTGATGGCAGTTTGACATTGATTAATCAGGTTGATTCTCAGGGCGGCGGGCCGGTGTATCTCTCATTAACGCCATCGGGCAGCCATTTACTGGTCGCTAACTATATCAGCGGTTCGGTGGCGGTTTTCCCGGTACAAAGTGGCGGTAAACTCTCTGACGCCAGTTCAGTCGAGCAAGATGAAGGCCCGGCGGGCGCGGCAAAACCTGCGGCTGCGGTGGAAGGGAGCTTTGCCAGCAGTGACCACAATGGCCCACATGCACATATGATAGCCAGCTCACCGAGTGGCAAATTCGTGTTCTCCACCGATCTGGGGTTAGACAGAATTTATCAATACCGCTTTGATGCGGATAATGGCAAATTGATACCGAACTTGCCGCCGTTCATTGATGCCTCATCTGCCGGTGCTGGCCCACGGCATTTTGTGTTCCACCCTAACGGCAAAACACTATTCTTAATCAACGAAGAAGCCTCAACCCTCACCAGCTATCAGTTGGATACAGAAAAAGGTACGTTGAAACAGCGATATACTCTGTCGTCACTCCCAGCTGATTATCGCGGCACCAACTTTGCAGCGGGCCTGACGCTCTCGAAAGACGGCAAATTCCTGTATGTCGCGAACCGTTTGCATAATAGTATCGGCCAATTTGCAGTGACAGCTGACGGTGAATTTAAGCCAGTTGAGGAAGTATGGACACGGGGCGACTACCCGCGCACGCTGGTGCTTGATCCTACGGGGCACTATTTATACGCCCTGAATCAACGCAGCGATAACATAACGCGCTTTAAAGTCTCTCCGCAAAGTGGCAAATTGACCTTTGTCCCAGGCTATACCGCCGTTGGCAGCCCATCGCAAATGGTGTTCGTCCCAGCCGCACAGAAAAAATGA
- the dagF gene encoding 2-dehydro-3-deoxy-phosphogluconate aldolase yields the protein MKLTPNYYRDRVCLNVLAGSKDNARAIYQAAEGHVLVGVLSKNYPDVDSAVKDMREYAALIDNALSVGLGAGDPRQSVMVSQISQQVQPQHVNQVFTGVGASRALLGQHDTVVNGLISPTGKVGYVKISTGPLSSQQKDAIVPVTTAIAMLKDMGGSSVKFFPMNGLDSIDEYRFVAEACAATGFWLEPTGGIDLDNFEQIVQIALDAGVTKVIPHIYSSIIDSKTGNTRPEDVKTLLDIVKKIVQ from the coding sequence ATGAAACTGACCCCCAATTATTACCGTGACCGAGTGTGCTTGAATGTGCTGGCCGGTTCTAAAGACAATGCGCGCGCGATTTATCAGGCTGCTGAAGGGCATGTGCTGGTGGGTGTGTTATCGAAGAATTACCCGGATGTCGACAGTGCCGTCAAAGACATGCGTGAGTACGCAGCCCTGATCGACAATGCTTTGTCGGTGGGGCTAGGTGCGGGTGACCCCAGGCAGTCGGTGATGGTGAGTCAGATTTCGCAACAGGTACAGCCACAGCATGTGAATCAGGTATTTACCGGCGTCGGTGCCAGCCGTGCCTTGCTAGGCCAGCACGATACTGTGGTCAATGGCCTGATATCACCGACTGGCAAAGTCGGTTATGTGAAGATTTCAACCGGCCCACTCAGTTCACAGCAAAAAGACGCGATTGTGCCGGTCACTACCGCCATTGCGATGTTGAAAGATATGGGCGGCAGCTCGGTAAAATTCTTCCCGATGAATGGGTTGGATTCTATTGATGAATATCGGTTTGTTGCCGAGGCTTGCGCAGCAACTGGTTTCTGGCTGGAGCCAACCGGCGGTATTGATCTGGATAATTTCGAACAAATTGTGCAAATCGCGCTGGATGCGGGTGTGACGAAAGTTATCCCGCATATCTATAGCTCGATTATTGATAGCAAGACCGGCAATACCCGCCCGGAAGATGTGAAAACATTATTGGATATCGTGAAAAAGATAGTGCAATAA